Proteins encoded in a region of the Streptomyces sp. NBC_00513 genome:
- a CDS encoding MarR family winged helix-turn-helix transcriptional regulator yields MGDTDGTTPVHEPSLDEQIAVYQREFQDLDPQVEKVVSALSRLNRRMNVAYGRQTAALGISNAEWEVLKALVISGSPYRMGPSELAKQLGLTPAAMTHRIDRMTSEGLVTRERDESNRVRVIVELTDEGRSKWLDAMRAATVFEEDLLQDLSTAERGVLGDMLTRLLDRVEDLQARG; encoded by the coding sequence ATGGGTGACACCGACGGCACTACGCCTGTCCACGAACCGAGCCTCGACGAGCAGATCGCCGTCTATCAGCGCGAGTTCCAGGACCTCGATCCCCAGGTCGAGAAGGTGGTCTCGGCGCTGAGCCGGCTGAACCGCCGCATGAACGTCGCGTACGGACGCCAGACCGCGGCCCTGGGCATCAGCAACGCGGAGTGGGAGGTCCTCAAGGCCCTCGTCATCTCCGGATCCCCGTACCGCATGGGCCCGAGCGAGCTCGCCAAGCAGCTGGGCCTCACGCCGGCGGCGATGACTCATCGGATCGATCGGATGACGTCGGAGGGCCTGGTCACCCGCGAGCGCGACGAGTCCAACCGGGTCCGCGTGATCGTGGAGCTCACGGACGAGGGACGCAGCAAGTGGCTCGACGCGATGCGCGCGGCCACGGTCTTCGAGGAGGACCTCCTCCAGGACCTCTCCACCGCGGAGCGCGGCGTCCTGGGCGACATGCTGACCCGCCTCCTGGACCGCGTCGAAGACCTCCAAGCCAGGGGTTGA
- a CDS encoding transposase family protein yields the protein MRCPGCGMPSWRVHGRYVRRLGDAPVAGSPVVIELTVRRFKCLSSRCPAVAFAEQIEGLTRPHARQTQVLRSMLASIALCLAGRPGARPAASLRIRITPG from the coding sequence GTGAGATGCCCGGGATGCGGTATGCCGTCGTGGCGGGTGCATGGCCGGTACGTCCGTCGGCTCGGCGACGCGCCCGTGGCCGGCAGTCCCGTAGTCATCGAGTTGACCGTGCGCCGGTTCAAGTGTCTGAGCAGCCGGTGCCCGGCGGTGGCGTTCGCCGAGCAGATCGAGGGGCTGACCAGGCCGCATGCCCGGCAGACGCAGGTGCTGCGGTCGATGCTCGCCTCGATTGCTCTGTGCCTGGCGGGCCGTCCCGGCGCTCGCCCGGCCGCATCCCTCAGGATCCGCATAACTCCTGGTTGA
- a CDS encoding MFS transporter, with protein sequence MGAAMRRIQAGNALTAFGIGFTVPFLYIYVAQVRNLGSMAATSAFVAFALGALVALPFTGRIIDRRGPVPVVMGAAVAASVGALSLGLSTGLVPILLSALALGAGQAVMQPALATMIVWCSTPSTRTRAFALQFFMQNLGLGIGGLIGGQIVDVAHPGSFTLLFGIEAVMFLVLAGVIATVRMPHAPSIKDAVPRDPSQAGGGWKRMLRHQAMVKLLVLGFVVFFACYGQFESGLAAFGTEAAGISPSTLGFALAANTGAIVVAQFVVLRLVEKRRRSRVIALVGLIWTGAWLIAGFSGLGHGSAVMAAAAFVTTYALFGIGEAMLSPTLAPLVADLAPEGSVGQYNSAFALVKQMALALGPLGVPLGAGVPMLYIGVFVVVSLGIAWLALRLGKQLTPAQDNPSLLKGAPSAPAVPVAVAKAAEPASV encoded by the coding sequence ATGGGCGCTGCGATGCGGCGGATCCAGGCCGGGAACGCGTTGACCGCGTTCGGCATCGGCTTCACGGTTCCGTTCCTCTACATCTACGTGGCGCAGGTGCGGAATCTGGGCTCCATGGCCGCCACGAGCGCGTTCGTGGCCTTCGCCCTGGGCGCTCTCGTCGCGCTGCCCTTCACCGGTCGGATCATCGACCGACGTGGTCCCGTGCCCGTCGTGATGGGTGCGGCGGTGGCCGCGTCCGTCGGGGCGCTGTCCCTGGGGTTGTCCACCGGGCTGGTGCCGATTCTGCTGTCCGCTCTGGCGCTGGGCGCCGGGCAGGCCGTGATGCAGCCGGCGCTGGCCACGATGATCGTGTGGTGCTCGACCCCGAGTACCCGTACGCGTGCCTTCGCGCTCCAGTTCTTCATGCAGAACCTCGGTCTCGGCATCGGTGGGCTCATCGGCGGCCAGATCGTGGACGTCGCGCACCCCGGCAGCTTCACCCTGCTGTTCGGTATCGAGGCCGTGATGTTCCTGGTGCTGGCGGGCGTGATCGCCACCGTGCGGATGCCGCACGCGCCGAGCATCAAGGACGCCGTGCCGAGGGACCCCTCGCAGGCGGGCGGGGGCTGGAAGCGGATGCTGCGGCACCAGGCCATGGTGAAGCTGCTCGTCCTGGGCTTCGTGGTCTTCTTCGCCTGCTACGGACAGTTCGAGTCGGGTCTTGCCGCCTTCGGTACCGAGGCTGCCGGGATCTCGCCTTCCACGCTCGGGTTCGCGCTCGCCGCCAACACCGGTGCGATCGTCGTGGCGCAGTTCGTCGTGCTGAGGCTCGTCGAGAAGCGGCGGCGGTCGCGGGTGATCGCGCTGGTGGGTCTGATCTGGACCGGTGCCTGGCTCATCGCCGGGTTCTCGGGGCTGGGGCACGGCAGCGCCGTGATGGCCGCGGCCGCGTTCGTCACCACGTACGCGCTCTTCGGGATCGGTGAGGCGATGCTGTCGCCGACGCTCGCGCCGCTCGTCGCGGATCTCGCGCCGGAGGGTTCCGTGGGGCAGTACAACTCCGCTTTCGCGCTGGTCAAGCAGATGGCGTTGGCTCTGGGGCCGCTGGGTGTGCCGCTCGGTGCGGGCGTGCCGATGCTCTACATCGGGGTGTTCGTGGTGGTCTCGCTGGGGATCGCCTGGCTGGCGCTGCGGCTCGGCAAGCAGCTGACGCCGGCGCAGGACAACCCGTCGCTGCTGAAGGGCGCTCCGTCGGCGCCGGCGGTTCCGGTGGCCGTGGCGAAGGCCGCGGAGCCCGCTTCCGTGTAG
- a CDS encoding ATP-binding SpoIIE family protein phosphatase → MNFTRWSARFPGTQRRAAARTEHAAAQAKRGEGSVPAARGAATHAPAPPSDGTPAEPTVSGTGTGPLPAAPALDELSVREVLGLLPALVAFVHGPDHRVAYVNDAYVAGFGPRVPGGPAHQALPELGDLGLLPLLDQVQRSGKPRTAKNRTAPGGGNSYTVTCTPVEFPQTDTASAQGPHTGVLIHLADVTDHAEAAERLRASERRQREAAVTLQRSLLPQELEQPDDLRIAATYQPGGTEAAVGGDWYDVITLGAGRTALVIGDVMGRGVRAAAVMGQLRTAVRAYARLDLPPHEVLQLLDGLAAEIDASQIATCVYAVHDPNEGLLAYASAGHLPILVRDEHGTVRRAADPTGPPLGTGGWLHTSGTIALGPGSTAVLYTDGLVERRGEDIDEGVAALERALAGAQGTPSVICDRLMRALGVDADHDDDVAVMVLQQPARTGADAELFHNAALELLGGIEAAPRARAFAQGVLASWRFPVELCDLGVLAASELVANSLQHGTPPMHLRLRRTDRRLIIEVTDGDDHLPRRRRAEPADETGRGISIVATIASNWGCRRTPGGGKAVWCEFALPDKQPDKQ, encoded by the coding sequence GTGAACTTCACCCGCTGGAGCGCCCGGTTCCCCGGAACGCAGCGCCGCGCCGCCGCCCGGACCGAACACGCCGCCGCCCAGGCCAAACGGGGAGAAGGCTCGGTCCCCGCAGCCCGCGGCGCGGCCACCCACGCCCCGGCGCCCCCGAGCGACGGCACCCCCGCGGAACCCACCGTCTCCGGAACGGGTACGGGCCCCCTCCCGGCCGCACCCGCCCTCGACGAACTCTCCGTACGGGAGGTCCTCGGCCTGCTCCCGGCACTCGTCGCCTTCGTTCACGGCCCCGACCACCGCGTCGCGTACGTCAACGACGCCTACGTCGCCGGCTTCGGCCCCCGCGTCCCCGGCGGCCCCGCCCACCAGGCCCTCCCCGAACTCGGCGACCTCGGGTTGCTCCCGCTCCTCGACCAGGTCCAGCGCAGCGGCAAGCCCCGTACCGCCAAGAACCGCACCGCACCCGGCGGCGGCAACTCGTACACCGTCACCTGCACCCCGGTCGAGTTCCCCCAGACCGACACCGCCTCCGCCCAAGGGCCCCACACCGGCGTACTGATCCACCTCGCCGACGTCACCGACCACGCCGAGGCCGCGGAACGGCTGCGCGCCAGCGAGCGCCGCCAGCGCGAGGCCGCCGTCACCCTCCAGCGCTCGCTCCTGCCCCAGGAACTGGAACAGCCCGACGACCTCCGCATCGCCGCCACCTACCAGCCCGGCGGCACCGAGGCCGCCGTCGGCGGAGACTGGTACGACGTCATCACCCTCGGCGCCGGCCGCACCGCCCTCGTCATCGGCGACGTCATGGGCCGCGGCGTCCGCGCCGCCGCAGTCATGGGCCAGCTGCGCACCGCCGTCCGCGCGTACGCCCGCCTCGACCTCCCGCCCCACGAGGTCCTGCAACTCCTCGACGGCCTCGCCGCCGAGATCGACGCCAGCCAGATCGCCACGTGCGTCTACGCCGTCCACGACCCCAACGAGGGCCTGCTCGCGTACGCCTCCGCCGGCCACCTCCCGATCCTGGTCCGCGACGAGCACGGCACCGTACGCCGCGCCGCCGACCCCACCGGCCCGCCGCTCGGCACCGGCGGCTGGCTGCACACCTCCGGCACCATCGCCCTGGGCCCCGGTTCCACCGCCGTCCTCTATACCGACGGCCTCGTCGAACGCCGCGGCGAGGACATCGACGAAGGCGTCGCCGCCCTCGAACGCGCCCTCGCCGGCGCCCAGGGCACCCCGTCCGTCATCTGCGACCGCCTGATGCGCGCACTCGGCGTGGACGCCGACCACGACGACGACGTCGCCGTGATGGTCCTCCAGCAGCCCGCCCGCACCGGCGCGGACGCCGAGCTCTTCCACAACGCCGCCCTGGAACTCCTCGGAGGCATCGAGGCGGCACCGCGCGCCCGCGCCTTCGCCCAAGGAGTCCTCGCCTCCTGGCGTTTCCCGGTCGAGCTGTGCGACCTCGGCGTGCTGGCCGCCAGCGAACTCGTCGCGAACTCCCTCCAGCACGGCACCCCGCCCATGCACCTCCGGCTGCGCCGCACCGACCGCCGCCTGATCATCGAGGTCACCGACGGGGACGACCACCTCCCGCGCCGCCGCCGCGCCGAACCGGCCGACGAGACCGGCCGCGGCATCTCCATCGTCGCCACCATCGCCTCCAACTGGGGTTGCCGCCGCACCCCGGGCGGCGGCAAGGCCGTCTGGTGCGAGTTCGCGCTCCCCGACAAGCAGCCCGACAAGCAGTAG
- a CDS encoding transposase: MPPPLLPRLQTSPPTRAEAAAGLRPQPRPTPKTRRVVRWIMTNPQHLTAADVAELKEIRMACPHLDAAARHVHDFAEMLHHLRGDQFPDWMERVLADDLPALHSLVSGLRRDLDTVTAGLSTPWSSGQVEGQVTRVKLIKRMAYGRANLDFLRQRILLAPCPCDITRSPTEPVTPQNPASAGGYVGQRELAGMELPACGTA, from the coding sequence ATGCCTCCGCCGCTACTTCCGCGCCTTCAGACCTCCCCGCCAACCAGGGCGGAGGCAGCAGCCGGTCTCCGGCCGCAGCCCAGGCCGACCCCCAAGACGCGACGCGTCGTCCGCTGGATCATGACGAACCCCCAGCACCTCACCGCAGCGGACGTCGCGGAACTGAAGGAGATCCGTATGGCCTGTCCTCACCTCGACGCCGCCGCACGGCACGTCCACGACTTCGCTGAAATGCTTCACCACCTCCGAGGAGACCAATTCCCCGATTGGATGGAGCGAGTCCTGGCTGACGACCTCCCAGCCCTCCACTCGCTGGTCAGCGGCCTGCGACGCGACCTCGACACCGTTACCGCGGGTCTCTCAACACCGTGGAGTTCCGGTCAGGTTGAGGGCCAGGTCACCCGCGTCAAGCTCATCAAGCGCATGGCCTACGGACGAGCCAACCTCGACTTCCTACGTCAACGAATACTCCTCGCCCCGTGCCCCTGCGACATCACAAGATCCCCGACAGAGCCCGTAACTCCCCAGAATCCGGCCTCGGCTGGGGGTTACGTTGGCCAGCGTGAACTTGCTGGGATGGAGCTACCGGCATGTGGGACCGCCTGA